Proteins from a genomic interval of Cucumis melo cultivar AY chromosome 7, USDA_Cmelo_AY_1.0, whole genome shotgun sequence:
- the LOC127143758 gene encoding uncharacterized protein LOC127143758 isoform X2: MVLRTFDRNGVAKYSSKSGSRSRVKACEVEQIGRRLTILEEDTRAMKKALFDSLEERKNLVYEINQQFQIINKSHELCNEVAALMASLEDHDETLHSPKESRGGVGLSEIFHHQANISLVFKHFKPNLLAFTDSTKSLHLMREN; the protein is encoded by the exons ATGGTTTTAAGAACATTTGATCGAAATGGGGTTGCGAAATACTCATCGAAAAGTGGTTCGAGGTCGAGAGTGAAAGCTTGTGAAGTTGAACAGATCGGTAGACGATTGACAATTCTTGAAGAAGATACAAGAGCTATGAAGAAAGCTTTGTTCGACAGTTTGGAGGAAAGGAAAAATCTTGTGTATGAGATAAACCAGCAATTTCAGATCATAAACAAAAGCCATGAGTTATGTAATGAGGTAGCTGCTTTGATGGCTTCTCTTGAAGATCATGATGAGACACTCCATTCCCCCAAG GAATCGAGAGGTGGTGTTGGCCTATCAGAAATCTTTCACCACCAAGCAAATATATCTCTCGTCTTCAAACATTTCAAACCAAATTTGTTGGCTTTCACAGATTCTACCAAATCTTTGCATCTTATGAGAGAAAATTGA
- the LOC103494667 gene encoding triphosphate tunnel metalloenzyme 3-like, translating to MIATHKGLKLKALSPIFWAPRQLEMSLRLLPNSGHPSLHLRRNCRLFYDLRPTNQQPPPPMEVEIKLRLPDSSSHHKLSHLLSSHHIKTHNQHNFFFDGPNAELSSNHAALRIRLYDEDSHCVLSLKAKPIISDGISRIEEEEEALEPSIGRACVEEPNRMLLMEESKILERVKEEYGVDGFVCLGGFKNERRVYEWKGLKLELDETIFEFGRNYEMECESEDAERDRDLLEGFMKENGIRYSYSQSSKFAIFRSGKLPPFS from the coding sequence ATGATCGCAACTCATAAGGGGTTGAAACTGAAAGCCTTATCTCCAATTTTCTGGGCTCCGAGACAACTAGAAATGAGTCTCCGATTGCTTCCTAATTCCGGCCACCCCTCCCTCCATCTTCGCCGCAATTGCCGCCTCTTCTACGACCTCCGCCCCACAAATCAACAACCACCGCCACCAATGGAGGTCGAAATCAAACTCCGTCTCCCCGACTCTTCCTCTCACCACAAACTCTCCCACCTCCTCTCCTCTCACCACATCAAAACCCACAATCAACACAACTTCTTCTTCGACGGCCCCAACGCTGAGCTCTCCTCCAACCACGCCGCCCTCCGGATTCGACTCTACGACGAAGATTCCCACTGCGTCCTCTCTCTCAAAGCAAAACCCATAATCTCCGACGGAATCAGCCGCATCGAGGAGGAGGAAGAGGCGTTGGAACCATCGATCGGCCGCGCGTGCGTGGAGGAACCGAATCGAATGTTGTTGATGGAAGAATCGAAGATTTTGGAGAGAGTGAAAGAGGAGTATGGGGTTGATGGGTTTGTGTGCTTGGGGGGATTCAAGAACGAGAGAAGAGTGTATGAATGGAAAGGATTGAAATTGGAATTGGATGAAACGATATTTGAATTCGGAAGGAATTATGAAATGGAATGTGAGAGTGAAGATGCGGAAAGAGATAGGGATTTGTTGGAAGGATTTATGAAGGAAAATGGGATTCGTTATTCGTATTCTCAAAGTTCTAAGTTTGCCATTTTCCGATCTGGGAAGTTGCCGCCATTCTCCTGA
- the LOC127143758 gene encoding uncharacterized protein LOC127143758 isoform X1, whose amino-acid sequence MAEHQKRSHGHATEADGSSHEMVLRTFDRNGVAKYSSKSGSRSRVKACEVEQIGRRLTILEEDTRAMKKALFDSLEERKNLVYEINQQFQIINKSHELCNEVAALMASLEDHDETLHSPKESRGGVGLSEIFHHQANISLVFKHFKPNLLAFTDSTKSLHLMREN is encoded by the exons ATGGCAGAACACCAAAAACGCTCTCATGGGCATGCAACTGAAGCAGATGGTTCGAGTCATGAGATGGTTTTAAGAACATTTGATCGAAATGGGGTTGCGAAATACTCATCGAAAAGTGGTTCGAGGTCGAGAGTGAAAGCTTGTGAAGTTGAACAGATCGGTAGACGATTGACAATTCTTGAAGAAGATACAAGAGCTATGAAGAAAGCTTTGTTCGACAGTTTGGAGGAAAGGAAAAATCTTGTGTATGAGATAAACCAGCAATTTCAGATCATAAACAAAAGCCATGAGTTATGTAATGAGGTAGCTGCTTTGATGGCTTCTCTTGAAGATCATGATGAGACACTCCATTCCCCCAAG GAATCGAGAGGTGGTGTTGGCCTATCAGAAATCTTTCACCACCAAGCAAATATATCTCTCGTCTTCAAACATTTCAAACCAAATTTGTTGGCTTTCACAGATTCTACCAAATCTTTGCATCTTATGAGAGAAAATTGA
- the LOC103494670 gene encoding uncharacterized protein LOC103494670 gives MGSISLDISSTFFTIPSTRSNRISSRFPSAFLPSRPFTFTLTSFQSTPLPALQSKRTSPKFSVFASTATPTSESDESDVLTKIPPDDRIPATIITGFLGSGKTTLLNHILTADHGKRIAVIENEFGEVDIDGSLVAAKTTGAEDIVMLNNGCLCCTVRGDLVRMISELVNKKKGKFDHIVIETTGLANPSPIIQTFYAEDSVFNDVKLDGVVTLVDAKHATFHLDEVKPEGVVNEAVEQIAYADRIIVNKTDLVGEPQIADLVQRIKKINRMAQLKRTKYGKVDLDYVLGIGGFDLERIDSSVDTESREDHAHSHHEDHEHSHDHDHDRDHHHHDHEHDHKHDHHSHDHTHDPGVSSVSIVCEGILDLEKANMWLGTLLLDRSDDIYRMKGLLSVQGMDERFVFQGVHDIFQGSPDRLWGPDEPRINKIVFIGKNLDGEELEKGFKACLL, from the exons ATGGGTTCCATTTCTCTGGACATTTCTTCCACCTTTTTTACCATCCCTTCTACTCGCTCTAACCGTATTTCTTCCCGCTTTCCTTCTGCTTTTCTCCCATCTCGCCCCTTCACCTTCACTCTCACTTCTTTTCAATCAACACCTCTTCCCGCCCTCCAGTCCAAACGAACCTCCCCAAAATTCTCTGTCTTCGCCTCCACGGCCACACCCACATCAGAGAGCGATGAATCCGATGTTTTGACCAAGATTCCCCCCGATGACCGGATTCCGGCTACCATTATCACTGGATTCTTGGGTTCTGGGAAG ACAACATTGCTTAACCATATATTAACAGCAGACCATGGGAAGCGAATTGCGGTAATTGAAAATGAG TTTGGAGAAGTAGATATTGATGGTTCTTTGGTTGCTGCAAAAACTACTGGAGCTGAGGACATTGTTATGTTGAATAACGGATGTCTTTGTTGCACTGTGAGGGGTGATCTTGTACGGATGATATCGGAGCTGGTTAATAAGAAGAAAGGGAAATTTGACCATATTGTGATCGAGACTACAG GATTGGCAAATCCATCACCAATCATTCAGACATTTTATGCTGAGGACTCGGTTTTTAATGACGTGAAGTTGGATGGTGTTGTCACATTAGTTGATGCCAAACATGCAACATTCCACTTGGACGAAGTTAAGCCGGAAGGAGTTGTAAATGAGGCTGTAGAACAAATTGCTTACGCTGATCGAATCATAGTAAACAAG ACTGATCTTGTTGGCGAGCCACAAATTGCTGATCTGGTCCAACGGATAAAG AAAATAAACCGGATGGCTCAACTGAAGAGGACAAAGTATGGCAAGGTTGACTTGGATTATGTTCTTGGTATAGGAGGCTTTGATTTGGAGAG GATAGATAGCTCTGTTGATACTGAATCAAGGGAAGATCATGCTCATAGTCACCATGAGGATCACGAGCATAGCCATGACCATGACCATGATCGTGATCATCACCACCACGACCATGAACATGACCACAAGCACG ACCACCATTCACATGATCACACGCACGACCCTGGCGTATCTTCAGTCAGCATCGTCTGTGAAGGAATCTTGGATCTTGAGAAG GCAAACATGTGGCTTGGTACGTTATTGTTAGACCGTAGTGATGACATATACCGGATGAAGGGTCTCTTATCAGTGCAGGGTATGGATGAGCGATTCGTCTTTCAG GGTGTTCATGATATATTTCAAGGTTCTCCCGATCGATTATGGGGTCCAGATGAGCCGAGAATCAACAAGATTGTGTTTATAGGAAAAAACTTGGATGGAGAAGAGTTAGAGAAGggcttcaaagcatgtttattGTGA